Below is a genomic region from Streptomyces sp. NBC_00461.
GTCCAGGGCACCTCCGGCACCACGTACATCTACGCCGGTGACCGCTGGGACACCTCCAACCTGGGCGGGTCGAAGCTGATCTGGCTGCCGCTGACCATCCGGGGTACGACGGTGAACCTCGGTCAGTACCCGACCTGGTCCCTCGACGCGGCCGTGGGCACCTGGACGGCCGGCAGCGGGATCCCGTCGGAGGGCGTCCACACGCTGAAGAACCTCAGCAGCTCGATGCTGATGGACGTCTCCAACGGCTCCACCGCGACCGGCGCCAAGATCATCCAGTGGCCGTCCGCCGGCGGTACCAACCAGCAGTGGACCCTCACCCGGGTGGCGGACAACATCTACACGCTCAAGAGCGTCAAGAGTGGCCTGTGCCTGGACGTCCCGAGCAAGTCGACCACTGCCGGCGTCCAGTTGCACCAGTGGACCTGCAACGGTGGGGCGAACCAGCAGTGGGCCCTCGACCTGACCGGCAGCTACACCGGCAGCAACTACATGCTGGTGGGCGTCGGCAGCGGCCTGCACATCGGCGTCGCGGGCTCCACCACCCAGGGAGCAGCGGTGGACCAGGAGCTCGGCGGCAGCGCGAGCGCCAACAGCGAGACCTGGACTCTCTCCTGACCGCGTGCCCCGGCGACCCCGCCACCGAGCGGGCCGCCGGGGCACGTCCCATACGGGGGATCACCTCACGGGGCCGATGCGGACCGGGACGTTGTCCGCTCGTCCGCCAATGACTCCCCACACATCCCAACTCCCGCATTCCACACAGCCCGCAGCAGACAACGGAGTTTGCGCAATGGACCACTCATTGGATCGCAGACGCTTCCTGACCGCTGCCGCACTGACCGCCGGAGCGGCCGCCCTCCCCGGCGGTTTCCTCTCGGGGAAGGCCGCGGCCGCCGTCCTGCCGCAGATCACCGTCCCCCACCGCGGCATCTACGACACCTCCCCGCCTCCTCCTGGACCGACGGCTTCCTCACCGGCAACGGCGAGTACGGAGCCATCCTCCACGGGGCGGCCACGCTGGAGAAGGTGGTCTTCAACTACCACCGACTGGTGCTGCCGAACGGCACCCGCACCGTGAAGCCACCCGTGATCGCCGGCCGCCTGGAGGGCGTACGCGACAAGGCACTTGCCGGGAACTACTCCGGCGCCAACAGCGACTTCGCCTCCGGCTGGTCACTGCGCTGGACGCAGACCTACCATCCCGCGTACGAACTGCGCATCGCCACCCCGGGCATGACCACGGTCAACGACTACGGCAGGGTCGACGACTTCCGCACCGGCGAGGTCAGCTCCAGCTGGACCGACCAGTACGGCACCTGGACCCGCAGGGCCTTCGTCTCCCGCACCGCCACCCTGTCCATCACCTCCGCCGTCAACCAGGACGTCACCCTCATCAGCCGCCGCGGCATGACATCGGTGACCACGTCGGCGACCGTGGTCTCCTCTCCCCTGGGCACCCACGCGCGCAAGGTCACGCTGGCCGCCGGGCAGCGCACGGACATCACCGTCTCCCTGCTCGGCGGCTGGTTCCGGCTGGTCAACCGGCGCAGCGGCAAGGCCCTGGACGTCTCCGGCGCCAGCACGGCCGACGGCGGGAAGATCATCCAGTACACCTCGTCGGGCGCCATCAACCAGCAGTGGCGGTTCCTGCCCAACGCCGACGGCTCCTTCCGCCTCGCCGCCCGCCACAGCGGCAAGGTCCTCGACAGCCCCGGCGGCTCCGCCCAGGGCACCCAGCTCGTCCAGTGGCAGGACACGGGCGGCGACGACCAGCGGTGGAAGCTCGTCGACGCGGGCGGCGCCTACCACCGGCTCGTCAACGTCGGCAACGGCTGGTGCGTGGACGTCGCAGACGGCTCCACGGCCGACAACGCCCGCGTCGTCCAGTGGCCGGCCGGTACCGGCACCAACCAGCAGTGGCAGCTCGACGCCCTGTGACGGAACGGTGCGGTGCGGAATTCCCCGGCCGCACCGAGGCCCGTCGCACGCCCTCGGTCCGCGCGCGGAGGGCGTCCTCGGCAGCGACCTGGCGCGCAGATCAGGTCGAGGGTGAACCCGGCTTCAACCCGATGGGCACCGGTGAGCCGACCGTCGGCGCGGACGGCACCACCCGCGGCGACACCTGCCACCTGGACGTCGTCGACCGCTGGGGCAACATGGTCGCGGCCACGCCCAGCGGCGGCTGGCTGCAGTCCAACCCGGTCGTGCCCGAACTGGGCTTCCTGCTCGGCACCCGCCTGCAGATGACCTGGCTGGAGGAGGGCCTGCCGAACTCGCTGACGCCCGGCCGCCGGCCCCGCACCACCCTCACGCCCTCCCTCGCCCTGCGCGACGGAGTCCCCGTCATGGCCTTCGGTACACCCGGCGGGGACCAGCAGGACCAGTGGCAGCTGCACTTCTTCCCGGCCGTCGCCCTGCGCGCACGGGTCCGCGGCGGCCTCGACCTCCAGGGCGCGATCGACGCCCCGAACTGGCACAACGACAGCTTCCCGGGCTCGTTCCACCCACGCGGCATGCGGCCGGGGAGCGTGACCGTAGAGGCCCGCATGTGCCCCGATGTCGTCGAAGAGCTGCGGCGCCGAGGCCACGACGTGACCGTGGGCGCCGCCTGGTCGGAAGGCCGGCTGTGCGCGGTCGCCCGGGACCCGGAGACCGGCGTCCTGTCGGCGGCCGCGAACCCGCGGGGCATGCAGGGATACGCGGTCGGACGCTGATGGCGCGCCCCTGGCGGACGCTGATCGCGCGCGCCGAGCCGTGATCGTCGAGTACTCGGAGTTCATCCCGATTCCACCGGCGAGCCACCGGCTCGGCGCGGATTGTCAGTGGCGCATGCTCTCATGGGCGCATGATCGAAGACACGGAAACCATCGACGAGTTTCTCGCCCGCCACTCGGCCGACGTGGGGGAGGCGGTCCGCACGGCCGCCGCGGCCGAGATCATGCCCCGCTTCCGCCGGCTCGCCGCACACG
It encodes:
- a CDS encoding RICIN domain-containing protein, with the protein product MRNGPLIGSQTLPDRCRTDRRSGRPPRRFPLGEGRGRRPAADHRPPPRHLRHLPASSWTDGFLTGNGEYGAILHGAATLEKVVFNYHRLVLPNGTRTVKPPVIAGRLEGVRDKALAGNYSGANSDFASGWSLRWTQTYHPAYELRIATPGMTTVNDYGRVDDFRTGEVSSSWTDQYGTWTRRAFVSRTATLSITSAVNQDVTLISRRGMTSVTTSATVVSSPLGTHARKVTLAAGQRTDITVSLLGGWFRLVNRRSGKALDVSGASTADGGKIIQYTSSGAINQQWRFLPNADGSFRLAARHSGKVLDSPGGSAQGTQLVQWQDTGGDDQRWKLVDAGGAYHRLVNVGNGWCVDVADGSTADNARVVQWPAGTGTNQQWQLDAL